The candidate division KSB1 bacterium genome segment TCTATACGCCATGTGCTCTGCGCTCTTTAGCCCGTTACACGAATAAAACATGTTGCTCTCAAACGAAGAAGCCCGCGTGTTCGGCTGCTTGATCGAGAAAAGCCAGGCCACGCCGGAATATTATCCGATGACGCTCAACGCGCTGGTCGCCGCGTGCAATCAGAAAACCAGCCGCGATCCGGTGGTGGACTATGCGCCCGATGAAGTTGAAGAAGCCCTGCGCAGCCTCAAAGAGAAAGGCCTCTGCGCCTTCATCAGCGGCGGCGGACGCGTGACGAAATACGCGCATCGCGGCGGCGAAAATGGCCTCGAGCTTTCGTCACAGCAGTTGGCGGTTTTGAGCGTGCTGCTGCTGCGCGGCCCGCAAACTGTTGGCGAGATCAAAGGCCGGACCGAACGCCAATTTGAATTTTCTTCTCTTGAAGCGGTTGAGCAAACGCTGGAAGGCTTGATGGCCGGTGAAAAACATTTCGTCGAAAAAGCGCCCCGCCGCGCCGGGCAAAAAGAGGATCGCTACCGGCATTTGTTTTTTGTTTATCAGGATGAAAGTGAAGAGAATCAGGAAGCTTCGGGAGTTCCCTCATTGCGCGCCGAGATGGAAGAGATGAAAAAGCGAGTCGCGGCGTTGGAAACGGAAATCGCAAAAATCAAAAAAGATTTATACTGAAATATAATCCCATCCCTTTCTATTTCACACCCACGTCTTCCGCCACAACAATCCCAATGATCCCGCTACACCACGCAGGCGGGCGAAAAGAGAGCGGCTGAATTGCGCCTCGGCAAAGCGATTGAGCTGCTGCAACAAATTCGCATCGTAACGAAACCACCACGGTTTACGCACGAACGTGATGGGATCGACGTCGAGGTATTTGGTGCGGGTCATTTCCAACAAGCCGTCGCGGCCATGAGTGCGGCCGTAGCCGCTGGCTTTGGCGCCGCCGTGAGGGACTTCGCAGGCGCCGACGTGGCTCACGGCATCGTTGATCAACACCGCGCCGGTTTCAATCCGTTGCGCCAACTCGCGGCCGCGTTTCACATCGTTCGTCCAGATGCTCGCGGCGAGGCCGTGCGGCGTGGCATTGGCAAGTTCAATCGCTTTCTCCACGTCGCGCACCGGCACGATCGGCAGCAGCGGACCGAAAGTTTCCTCTTGTAAAACCTTCATCGTCGGATTCACCTTCACAACAACCGTCGGCTCAAAAAAGAGCGGGCCGAGATCCGGGCGACGCTTGCCGCCGCAAAGAACCGTCGCGCCTTTGACGATGGCATCGTTGAGCTGCGATTCCAACGCCGCCACTTGCCGCTCGCGAATCATCGGACCAACATCCGTGTCAGGATGGCTTCCCGGGCCGAGGCGCAGGCGTTTGACTTTTTCGACAACTTTGGTGACGAACGCATCGTAAATTTCCTGCTCGACAAAAACTCGTTTCACCGCGACACAGCTTTGGCCGCAGTTCATGAAGCGTGCCCAAATCGCGCCGCTGGCAGCGTGTTCAAGATCGGCGTCGCGCAGGACGAGCATCGGATCGCTGCCGCCCAATTCCATGACCACCGGTATCAGCTTTTCTGCTGCTGCCGCTGCAACTTTTTTCCCCGTCGCCGTGCTGCCGGTGAAAACAATTTTGTTGACTTCACTCGCCGCCAGGGCCGCGCCGGTGCTGCCATCACCGACCACGACTTGAAAAACGCCGTCGGGTAATCCGGCTTCACGAAAAAGTTTTTGCATTTCCAAGGCAATCGTGGGTGTAAATTCGGAGGGTTTCATCACGACGGCATTTCCCGCAATCAGCGCAGCGAGGGTTCCGCTGAGCGGCAGCATGAGCGGATAATTCCACGGGGAGATGATGCCGACGACGCCGAGCGGCTCATGAGCCACATAACCGCGCCGCATTATCAGCGCGATGTTTTCGTGCGGCAATCTTTTCGTGCGCAGCCAAACCGGCGCGTAGCGCAGATAAAATTTGAGCAAATCGAGGCTGACGATGACTTCTGCAACCAACGCTTCGGCCACCGGTTTGCCGTTTTCGCGCGTGATCAAGGCTGCGACTTCCATCCGGCGCTCAAACAAAAGGTCGAAGAATTTTCGCAACGGGGCGAAACGATCTTTGATGGGCAAAGCGCCCCAGCTTTTCTGCGCCGCGTGCGCTGTCGCCACCGCTTCATGAACTTGCTGCGGCGTCGCGCTGTCGTATTCCTGCCAAACTTCGCCGGTGGCAGGATCGAGGGACTGGACTTTGGTTTGAACCTGCGCGCCTGAGGAAAAGGGTTGTATCATCCTTGTTCCAATTATAAATTGAAAATTTAAAATTTTCAATTTTTTGTTGTTTCGTTTTCATATTTTCCCAACGCCAGCACCGCATTGGTGCCGCCAAAACCAAAGCCGTTGGAAAGGGCATGGCGCATCGAAACCGGCCGCGGCTTGTTGGCAACGTGATTGAGATCGCATTCGGGATCGACGTTGTCCAAATTGATCGTCGGCGGCAGCATTTGATGATACAACGCCATCGCGGTGTAGGCCGCTTCCACCGCGCCGGCGGCGCCGAGCAGATGACCGGTCATTGATTTGGTCGAGCTGACCGCGACGTTTTTGGTATGCTCGCCCAAGACCGCTCTGATGGCGGAGGTTTCGGCTTTGTCGCCGAGCGGAGTGGAGGTGGCATGCGCGTTGATGTAACCGATGTCTTGCGGTTTGAGGCCGGCATCGACCAGGGCCATGCGCATCGCCAAGGCCGCGCCTTTGCCGTCTTCCGGCGGCGTGGTGATGTGAAAGGCATCCGAAGAAGCGCCGGCGCCGCAAACTTCCGCCCAGATGCGGGCGCCGCGGGCCTGCGCGCGGTCTTTTCTTTCCAAAATCAAAATGCCAGCGCCCTCGCCAATCACAAAACCGTCGCGCGCCAGATCAAAGGGCCGGCTGGCGGCGCGCGGATGCTCATTGTTCCGCGACAGCGCTTTCGCCGCCGCAAACGCTGCGATGCCGATGTCCGTAATCGCCGCTTCGGAGCCGCCGACGATCATCACCTCCATAAAACCTTGACGAAGCAGCATCAACCCATCCATGATCGCATGCGCGCCGGTAGCGCAGGCCGAGACGGTGGCGTAATTGACGCCGTTGGTGTTGTAACGAATCGCCAGCAACCCCGCGGCGATGTTTGTGATCGTGGCCGGGACGAAAAACGGCGAGACGCGGCGCGGGCCTTTTTCAATCAAGTTGCGCGCGTTTTCCATGAACGTTTCAAGGCCGCCCATGCCGGAGCCGACGACGATGCCGGTTTTTTCTTTGGGCAAATCTTTCGGCTTGAGTCCGGCGTCGGCCATCGCCGCATCGGCGGCGGCGACCGCAAAATGCGTGTAGCGATCGTAGTGCCGGACTTCTTTCGGATCCATGTAATTGCTCGGATCAAAATTCTTCACTTCGCCGCCGAAACGTGTCGGCAGGGCGGAGGCATCAAAGCGCTGAATGGTGTCGATTCCCGAGCGGCCCTCCATCAGCGCGCGCCAGTTTTCCTCCACTGTCAGGCCCAAGGGGGTGATCAAACCGATACCTGTAATAACCACAGCATGATTCGACGACATTGGCA includes the following:
- a CDS encoding YceH family protein; translation: MLLSNEEARVFGCLIEKSQATPEYYPMTLNALVAACNQKTSRDPVVDYAPDEVEEALRSLKEKGLCAFISGGGRVTKYAHRGGENGLELSSQQLAVLSVLLLRGPQTVGEIKGRTERQFEFSSLEAVEQTLEGLMAGEKHFVEKAPRRAGQKEDRYRHLFFVYQDESEENQEASGVPSLRAEMEEMKKRVAALETEIAKIKKDLY
- a CDS encoding aldehyde dehydrogenase family protein → MIQPFSSGAQVQTKVQSLDPATGEVWQEYDSATPQQVHEAVATAHAAQKSWGALPIKDRFAPLRKFFDLLFERRMEVAALITRENGKPVAEALVAEVIVSLDLLKFYLRYAPVWLRTKRLPHENIALIMRRGYVAHEPLGVVGIISPWNYPLMLPLSGTLAALIAGNAVVMKPSEFTPTIALEMQKLFREAGLPDGVFQVVVGDGSTGAALAASEVNKIVFTGSTATGKKVAAAAAEKLIPVVMELGGSDPMLVLRDADLEHAASGAIWARFMNCGQSCVAVKRVFVEQEIYDAFVTKVVEKVKRLRLGPGSHPDTDVGPMIRERQVAALESQLNDAIVKGATVLCGGKRRPDLGPLFFEPTVVVKVNPTMKVLQEETFGPLLPIVPVRDVEKAIELANATPHGLAASIWTNDVKRGRELAQRIETGAVLINDAVSHVGACEVPHGGAKASGYGRTHGRDGLLEMTRTKYLDVDPITFVRKPWWFRYDANLLQQLNRFAEAQFSRSLFARLRGVAGSLGLLWRKTWV
- the fabF gene encoding beta-ketoacyl-ACP synthase II is translated as MSSNHAVVITGIGLITPLGLTVEENWRALMEGRSGIDTIQRFDASALPTRFGGEVKNFDPSNYMDPKEVRHYDRYTHFAVAAADAAMADAGLKPKDLPKEKTGIVVGSGMGGLETFMENARNLIEKGPRRVSPFFVPATITNIAAGLLAIRYNTNGVNYATVSACATGAHAIMDGLMLLRQGFMEVMIVGGSEAAITDIGIAAFAAAKALSRNNEHPRAASRPFDLARDGFVIGEGAGILILERKDRAQARGARIWAEVCGAGASSDAFHITTPPEDGKGAALAMRMALVDAGLKPQDIGYINAHATSTPLGDKAETSAIRAVLGEHTKNVAVSSTKSMTGHLLGAAGAVEAAYTAMALYHQMLPPTINLDNVDPECDLNHVANKPRPVSMRHALSNGFGFGGTNAVLALGKYENETTKN